The DNA segment GTCAACGGCTGGCGCGGTACTCGGAGGCGATGTGGACGTAATGCTGAGCGGACAACAACAGGAACTCACGCTCTTCCGGAGTCACGGCGCGCTTCACCTTGCCGGGGGAGCCCACCACGAGCGAGCCGGGGGGAATCTTCGTCCCGGGCGTCAAGAGCGTCCCCGCGCCGATGATGCAGTCGTCCCCCACCTCCACGTCGTCCAGGAGGATGGCGCCCATCCCGACGAGCACGCGGTTGCCCACGGTGCAGCCGTGCAACACGACGTGGTGCCCCACCGTCACGTCGTCACCGACGACGGTGCTGGAGCGGCCGCCGGTGACGTGGATGAGGGACAGGTCCTGGATGTTGGTGCGCTGGCCGATGCGGATGGGGTTCACGTCCCCGCGCATCACGGTGTTGATCCACACCGAGGAGTCCTCGCCCAGGTGCACGTCGCCCACGACCTGGGCGGACTCGTCCACGAAGCAGCTCGGGTGGACGGTGGGAAGCACGCCGCGAAACGGCCTGAGCGCCATGGCTTCAGGCCTCCGCGACGACGTGGAACGGCGAGTCGGGACGCGGCACGGGCAGCGGCTCCACGGTGGGCAATTGCAGCACCGCCACCTGCTTGCCGGCGAGCTGGTTGGGCGTGGAGCGGTCCACCTTCACCGTGACGAAGGCGCCCGCGGGCGCGTCGCCGTCGAAGTTGACGGTGCGGTTCTCCGGCGTGCGGCCGAAGCGCTTGGCGGCGTCGTAGCGCGAGTGGCCCTCCACCATGACCTCCACTTCGGTGCCCACGAGGGCGGCGGTGGTCTCCGCGCTGATGCGGCGCTGCAGCTTCTGCAGGCGCTCCAGGCGGGCGATCTTCACCTCGTGCTCCACCGGGCCCCAGTCCTTCTCGCGCAGCGCGGCGCCCGTCTTGGGACGCGGGCTGTAGATGAAGGAGAACTGGTTGTCGAAGCGGACCTGCTCGGTCAGCTTCATCGTCATCTCGAAGTCCTCCTCCGTCTCGCCGGGGAAGCCCACGATGATGTCGGTGGTGACGGCGATGCCCGGACGCGCGTCGCGCAGCTTCTGCAGCCGCTCCAGGTACTGCACCACGGTGTAGTCGCGGCGCATCATCTTCAGGATGCGATCGCTCCCGCACTGCACGGGCAGGTGGAAGTGGGGGGCAATCTTGGGCTGCGTGCGGAACGCCTCGATGAGCTCGTCCGACAGGTCATGCGGGTGGCTGGTGGTGAAGCGCACGCGCTCGATGCCCGGCACCTCCGCGCAGCGCAGGAGCAGCTGGGCGAAGGACACGCCGCCCAGGTACGAGTTCACGTTCTGCCCGATGAGCGTCACCTCGCGCACGCCCACCTTGGCCAGCCCGTCCACCTCCTGGAGCACGTCCGGGAAGGCGCGGCTGACCTCACGGCCGCGCGTGTGCGGCACGATGCAGAACGAGCAGACGTTGTCGCAGCCCTTCATCACCGTGACGAACTCGGTGACCTTGCCGCGGGACGTCTCCGGGTCGGCGCGCGGGAAGACGTACTCCTCGGAGTCGACGAAGGCCGTCTCCACGACGCGCGCGCGCTCCGACTCGACGCGGCCGATGATGTCCGGCAGGCGCGCGATGTTGTCGGGGCCGAAGACGAAGTCCAGGTACGGCACCTTCTTGATGAGGCGGTCCTTCTCCTGCTGGGCCACGCAGCCGCCCACGCCGATGAGCGCGCCGCGGCTGGCCTTCACCGGCTTGTAGCGGCCCAGCGCGGACAGCATCTTGTCCTCGGCCTTCTCGCGGATGGAGCAGGTGTTGAGGATGATGAGGTCGGCGTTCTCCGGCACCGGCGTCGGCTCGTAGGACATCTTCGCCAGCACCTCGCTCATGCGGAGCGAGTCGTTGACGTTCATCTGGCAGCCGAAGGTGTGGATGAAGTAGCGCTTCATGGGATTTCTCTGAGCAAGAACGTGCCCTTATGCGACGGCCGGGCGTGGAAATCAACCGAACCGGGGACGGCGGTCATCCCTGGCTGAGCAGCCCGGTCATCCGGGTGTGCAGGTCCACCAGCCGCGCCTCGTGCTCCTTGAGGAGCGCCAGGGTGTCCTCGCCATAGCGGCGCGCCAGGGCGTCCGTGGCCCGCTCCTGCTTGACCAGCTCCCCGCGCAGGCGGGTCCGCAGCTCGTCCGTCTGGGGGCTCGCAGGCTGGGAATCGAGCTGACGCAGCTTGTCGTCCAGCTTGCGAGCCGTCCACCGGCGGCCTCCGAAGGCGCGCAGCAGGGACACGCCCTGCTCCAGCGTCTTGGCGTCCAGGCCCGAGGCGTCCTGGGCCTGGCGGTGGGCGGTGGCGAGGGTCTCGGCGCTCCGGTCGGAGCCCACGTGGGAGAGGAAGGCCTCCTGGAAGCGCACCAGGGCGTCGAGCAGCGAGGCGTCCACGCGGGGCGTGGCCATGCGGAGGGTCCGGTCATCCGCCGCGGAGAGGTCGGTGCTCTGGACCTCCCGGTTGGGGACATCCTGGTAGCCGTGGTCGTCGAAGAGAGAGGGGGCCATGGGCGCTCCTGGGGAAACCGCGGGGATGTGTAACAGGGCCCGGTGCGCCACGGTAGGCTCGTGGTGCACCGGGGTCGGGTGGGGACGTGTCGGCATCCGGGGCTCCGTCCCCTCGCCTCCTCCGCTGGCGAGTGACCCATGTTCTCATCCTGGCGCGTATCTGGATGGGCGCTCACGACATGCAGGCCCCGCGGTGAGCCGGTTGTCGCCCCCATCCCTCCCACAAGCCCGGCCGAACCCAGGTAGGAACTCACTCAATGTCCACACGGATGACGAATGGCGCGGTGTCTGGGTTGTGGATCATGGGACTGCTGGGGACCCTGCCGGGCTGCACGGAGGGCGGGACCCTGCCGACTCAGCGCGAGCCGACCGGGGCCCAGGCTCAACCGCTCGTGACGGTGCAGCGGCTGGCGGACTTCTCGAGCTCCCGGCAGCGCGTCCACACCGGGCCCATGGCGCTGAGCACCCTGGGCGAGTACGCCCTCTTCTTTGGAGAGAACTCCCGGACGCTGTATCGAACGGACGGTACGAGCGAGGGAACCCACCTCCTCAGGACGCTCAAGTGGCGGCCTGCGTTCATGACGCCCGACATCGGCGGCTGGAGTCCCCCGCCGCGGCTGGTGGTCCTCGGCCCCCAGGCCTGGTGGTTGGGTCAGGATGGAGGACTCTGGACCACGGATGGCACGCCCCAGGGGACGCGTTGGGTGGGCATGCTCGGCCTGCCAGAGGTGGCAACGCCTCCGGTCGCCTTCGACGGCGCGCTCTACTTCTCGTCGGGGGGGCGTCTTTATCGCTCGGATGGCACTGCCCAGGGCACGCAGGAACTCGCGCGGGTCTCGATGAAGGAGGTCGCCCCCGTCCAGGCCCAGGAGGTGGGCGGGAAGCTCTACTTCGCCTGCGAGTCCGCGGCCTCGGGTGTCGAGCTGTGCCTGACGGACGGGACTCCCGCGGGGACGAAGGTGGTCACCGACCTCGTGCCTGGCACGGCGAGCGCGTCGCCTCGACTCCTGGGGAGCATCGCGGGCCGCGTGGTGTTCTCGGCGACCCCGGGTGACGGGACGACCGTTCGCCGGCTGTATTCGAGCGATGGGACCGAGACGGGCACGCTCCTCCTCCATCCCTTCGCGTCGCTGGGAGACGACGCCACCGGTTCGGGGCTGGCGGTCGAGCTGACCGTCCTGCAAGGAGCGGCCTACTTTCCGTGCCAGAGCGAGGCCACGGGGCAGGAGCTGTGCCGGACCGAGGGGACGGCGGCGACCACCCAGATTCTCGACCTCATCCCGGGGGCGGACTCCTCCGCGCCGCGCAAGCCCACCGTGCTGGGGACGAAGCTCTACTTCCAGGCTTGTGACAGCCTGGGCATCAACCAGGGACATTGCCGGATCTGGTCTTCGGACGGGACGCTCGCCGGCAGTGAGCTGGTCGGTGACCTCCCGCCGAACACCTCCGGGGGAATCGGCATGCGCCCGGGCCTCGTTCCCGCGGGCGACGCGCTCTTCTTCTACGGCGAGTCCAGCGGGCCGGCCCTGTGGAGGACGGATGGCACTGTGGCGGGGACCCGCGTGCTGGGGCGTCTGACAAATGTGGAGGACTTCGTCGTCCTCGACCTCCGGCGGGACTCTGTCGCCTTCGGAGGCAAGCTGCTCTTCACCGCCTCCGTCCCCACTGATGTCGAGTACGGACTGGAGCTGTGGTCCTCGGATGGCTCGGTGGCGGGGACCCAGCGCGTCTCGGACCCGACGCCCCGACGGGGAAAGGGCACGGCCCTCCAGCTCCTGGCGCAGGACGAGCGGCTCTTCGTCACGGCGCATCCAGGGGGCACCGGCCAGGCCCTCTGGCGCGTGGAGGGTCCCCCTCCGGCCATCCGGACCCTTCACGTGTCGAGCGCCAGCCTCAACAGTTGGATTGGGATGGCCCCGGTCAACGGGCAGATCCTCCTCACCTCCGCGAACTCCCTCTGGGCCACGGACGATACGTCCCAGGGCATTCATCCCTTGAACGTGGCCGGCCTGAATCCGGGCACCCTCATCCCCGCGGGAGACCGGGCCTTCCTCCCGGGGCGTCAGCTCTGGCAGACGGATGGCACGGAGGCGGGAACCGTCCTGGTCGAAGCTGCGCCCGCGAATGTCTCCCATGCCGTTTTCGTGAATGGGGGGCTCTGGTTCAGGGGACAGGCTCCGGACCAACCCGATGCCCAGGGGCTCTGGACGAGCACGGGCCAGCCGGGTGTCACGACGTTCCTCGGCGCGGTGGGCGCGGAGCCCGCCGACTTCACCGGGCTGGGCTCGCTGACGCTGTTCTCCGCCCGGGACGGCGACGCGGGGCGCGAGCTGTGGAAGTCGGATGGAACCGCCGCCGGCACCGTTCGCGTGGCGGACCTCCGTCCCGGCGAGGAGGGCTCGGCGCCCGAGAAGCTCTTCGCGTGGAAGGACCACGTCTACTTCTGGGCCACGGGAGCGGACGGGGTCACCACGCTCTGGAAGTCGGATGGAACCGAGGCTGGCACCACGAGGCTTCGCGCGGCGACGCTCCGGAGGGGCGTCGAGTACGGGTGGGACGACGGAGGCTTCATCGCCTGGGGGGATGCGCTCTACTTCGCGGGCCAGGACGTGGAGGGAGGACGGGAGCTGTGGCGGACGGATGGGAGCGACTCGGGCACCGTGCGGGTCGCGGACCTCGTCCCCGGCCCGGGCTCGTCCAACCCCAATGGCTTCATAGGGGTGTCTGCCGAGGGGCCCCTGCTCTTCGCCGCCTACAGCCCCACGAAGGGGCGCGAGCTGTGGCGCCTGGACTCGGCCGACGGGACGCCGACGCTGGTCGCGGACGTGGTCGAAGGACCGCGCTCATCCCAGCCGGAGAAGCTCACGAGGGTGGGCTCGACGCTCTACTTCCAGGCCGATGATGGGACGGGCATGGGCCTCTACATGCTGCGAGGGCTCCTCGCCGATACCTTCGCGCCCAGGCTCCGGTGCCCGCCTCCACGGGAGGTGACCACCACCAGCGACCAGGGGGCGTCGGTCTCCTTCGAGAACGCGGCGGCGTACGATGACTCGGGAGAACCGCCCGTGCTCGAGTCGACCCACGCGTCCGGCGCGACCTTTCCCATCGGCACGACGCCCGTGACCTTCACCGCCACGGATGCCGCGGGCAATGAGGGCACGTGCACCTTCTCGGTGACGGTGACGGGGACGTCCCAGCCCGACGCGGGCCCGTCCACGCCGGATGCGGGAGGTCCTCCTCCCACGGAGCCGCCGGCCGAGGACAGTGGCTGTGGCTGCCAGAGCGGCGCTGCTTCCCTCCCCTGGACGATGGCGTTGTTCGGGCTGCTCGGACTGTCGCGGCGCCGCACCCGCGTACGCCCAGGTAGTCCTTTGTCGCAGGCCCGGCAGTCCGCGCCCCGCCGAAAGCCGCCTTGCAATTTGCCGAGTATATAGCTAGCTATATATCGCGCTATGAATTGGGAGGTTCGGCATGGAAGTCGATTTCCTCGCGGGGCTCGGAGTGGGTTTCCTGGGCAGTCGTCTCAAGCGGTTGGCGGAGCGGATGCAGTCCGACGCCGGTGAGGTGGCCCGTTCGTTGGACCTGCCGGTGATGCCGGCGCAGATGTCGTTGTTGATGACGCTCCGGCTGCACGGGCCGATGACGGTGGGCGAGGTGGCGGAGCGTCTGGGGGTGGCGCAGCCAACGGTGACGCGGGCGCTCGGGTCGCTGGAGGAGTTCATCGAGACGCGGCGCTCGCCGGACGATCAGCGCGCGAAGCTGCTGGCGCTGACGGACAAGGGCGAGGCGTTGCTGGTCCGGGTCCAGACGCAGTTGTTGGCGCGCATCGAGCCCGCCGCGGCCGCGTTGGTCGAGGGGCTGTCGGGCGATTTCATGCAGGGCCTGGCGAAGGTGGAGGCGCGGCTGGCCGAGTCCTCGATGCTGAAGCGGGTCGAGACCGCCGGACCGCCGGCGATGTGGGTGCGCGACTTCTCCGATGACCAGGCGGAGGCCTTCCATCGCATCAACGCCGAGTGGATCCAGGAGATGTTCAAGCTCGAGGAGAACGACATCGCGCTCTTGTCGAAGCCGCGCGAGCTGATCCTCGACAAGGGCGGCGTGGTGCTGTTCGCCGAGACGCCCCAGTTGGGTGTTGTCGGCACCTGCGCGCTGATGGTGTCGAAGGACGGCTGGGTGGAGTTGACCAAGATGGGCGTGCTGAAGAGTGCGCGCGGGCTGAAGGTCGGTGAGTTCCTGCTCGCGAAGACGCTGGAGCGGGCGTCCAGCCTGGGCATGGACAAGATCTACCTGCTGACCAACAAGAAGTGCGCGCCGGCCATCCATCTCTACGAGAAGCTGGGCTTCGTGCACGACGCCGAAATCATGCAGCGGTTCGGTGCACGTTATGCGCGCTGCGACGTGGCGATGTCGTATCAGCCGAGGGGACGTCCGTGAGTCCCCTGCCCTCGCCGGCGGGCCGGGCCGCGTACTTCGTCCGCACGGACGATGGCGGCTTCCTGCCACAGCGAGCCTGTGCCGGGGCGTGGAACCCGGAGGAGCTGCACATCAGCCCCGTCAACGGGCTGCTCCTTCATGAACTCAAGCGCTGGATCGAGAGTCGGAATCCCGGCGGCAAGCTCGTGACGCGCATCAGCTACGACTACCTCGGGGTGCTCGACTTCACCCGATGCGAGGTGGCGTTCGAGCTGCTGCGTCCGGGGCGAGCCGTGGAGCTGGTCGAAGGGGTCCTGTCGCAGCACGGGCGTCCGGTGTTGCGCGCGCGGGTCTGGTTGCTCGCGACGCAGGACACGTTCGCGGTGGCGGGTGGTGCACGAGAGCCCCTGCCTCCACTCGAGGACGGTCGAGCGTTCGTTCGTCCCACGGCCGTTCGCTCAAATGCAGTCAAGTGTCAGTAGTATCCGATTGCAGATTGCGGGGAGTCCGCGAGTTAGAGTCTGTGTCCACACCCCTGCAGGAAAGTGGAACACACCATGTTCAGCTCGAATGACTCTCGATGGGCTCCCCGCCTCCGCGTGCTCTTGCTCGCCGGAGCGATGATGGGAACGGCCTGCGCCTCGTCCGATGTGGGCCAGGACGACACCCGGTGCGGAGGAGGACAGCGCTGCGCTGGGGACTTGGTCCCGCTCGTCATCAGCCATGGCTCGCAGCTCACGGTGACGGACGTGGGCCCCGTTGGCATCGGCATCTCCACGTTCACGAGCGTCCCTGGAGGAACGTTCACCGGTACGGCGCTGGGGAGTTGGGGCGCGCTGGCGAGGACCGTGGGGACGGGTGGCGAGACCATCGACGGATTCACGTTCCCGCAGGGCACGGTCGTCCTCCAGGGTGCGAACGTGACTTCGGGGCTCACGGTCAACTCCGGGTGGCTGGTGCTGCGCGGGTGCAAGGTGGCCAGCGTCCTGCTCAATCATCCTGCGGGGAGCACGGGGGGCGGCGCGGCGCTGTACACCGAGCTGGCGGCGTTCAACTCGGTGGGCGCGAAGGACGGGCGGCAGCCGGCGAAGACGATCTGCCACCGTTGCTACTTCCCGCACAGTGGGTTCGAGAACGTGTACTCGAACAACGTGACGATCACCGAGTCGTGGATCGCGGTGGACCCGGGCAGCGCGGGTGACCATGTGGATGGCATCCAGACCTGGGGTGGTCAGTCGTCCCTGGACTTCTCGCGCAACCGGCTGCAGTGGAACGGGGGCTGGAACAGCACGCAGTCGGGGCTGATTGCGATGTACTCGGACGGTCCGCAGAGCGGGTCCACGGGCTACGACCAGGTGTCGATCCGGGACAACTACTTCGTGATTGGACCGGGAGGAGGCATCGCGCTGCACGCGCCGATGGGCGTGCCAGTCACCAACATGGTCGTCACGGGAAACCGGTGGGTGTGGGACTCGGGCTTCGGAGATCCGAACTACACGCCCGCCGTGTACCGGGCCACCGGGGCCGCGAACTACAAGACCGGTGGGAACGCCTGGTCGAACAACCGCTGGGTGGACGGCCCCTACGCGAACCAGTTCCTGTGGCCTGACAACAGGACTCGGACGACGGAGTACTGAGGACCACCGACGCGGTCCGCAGCCGGGCCTCCATCCAGGGCGGCCCGGCTGCCGGGCACATCATCGTCCGCAGTAACGGGCCTTCTCCTCCTCGAAAGACGTCAGCGCTTCGGGCCGGATGGACCGGGGACCGTCCGCCAAGGCCCGTACGACCGTGTCAGCGTGAGATGCCTCGCCTGAGAGGACAGTCCATGCGGGCTTCGCGCCCGCGCGCCCTGGCCCAAACACCGGGATGGCCCGCTCAGGCCGGGACGAGCTGGTCCGCGATGCGCGCGAGGTCCGACACGGAGGTCACCACCACGGCCTGGTGACAGTGCTTCTCGTACGTGAGCATCTCGCTGTCACCGATGCCCCAGTTGCCGCGCTCCTCGGGACATATCCACAGCACGCGCTTGGCCTTGCGGCGCAAATCCTTCAGCGCCCAGACGTTGTTCGCGTTGTAGTTGTTCCGCCCATCCCCAATCACCATCACCGTGGTCCGCCGGGTGATGCTGCCCAGGTGGTCGCGGGTGAAGTCCGCCAGCGCGCGGCCATAGTTCGAGTTGGCGCTCAGGGACACCGTCTTCCCCGCCGTCGCCATGTCGATGGCCTCGTCCACATCCAGGTCCTTGAAGTACTGCGTCACCTCGCCCACGTCGGACACGAAGACGAACGAGCGCACGCGCACGAACAGCGACTGCATCGTGTGCATGAACAGCAGCATCATCCGCGACGCGTTCCGGACCGAGTCCGACACGTCACACAGCACCACCAGCTCCGGACGCTCGGGCCGGCGACTGCGGAACTGGGGCACCATCGGCACCCCACCCCACGTCATGTTCCGACGCAGCGTCCTGCGGACATTGAGCGCCCCCTTGCGGTGCGAGCGCTGCCGACGAATCAACCGGCTGCGCAGCTTCTCCGCCAGCGTGCGCACGGCGGACTCCATCTGGTCCACCTCCGCCTGCGTGAGCAGGTGCAGCGGCTTGTCCTGCGCCGTGTCCGTCCGCCGCCGGATGCGAGCCTCCGCCTGACGCTTCACCTCCTGCCGCGCGGCGTCTTCAATCTTCCGCATCGCCGCGGCCACGTGCCGCGAGACGATCTCCACGCCCTCCGGCGCCAACCCACGCGCCTTCAGCTCCGCCTCCAGCGACTTCATGTCGGACCGGGCCTTGTCGATGCCCGCCCCCGCCAGCATCCGCCGGGCGAAGAACCCCGTCTGCAACGGACTCTCCAACTGCGACAGGTCCAACTGCAGCGACGCCATCCGGAAGATCTGCGCCAGCCGCGCCCTGTCCCCCTCCAGCACCGCCTGCGCCAGCGGTGACATCTCCGGCAACAACAGGTTCATCTGGTAGGTGACCATCTTCAGCAGGTCCCCATCCAGATACCCCTCCTCCTGGAGCTGCGCGGCCAGCGACTTGTCGATGGCCTCGAACGTCGCCGCCGCCCCCGAGAAGAAGAAGTCGAACGCGCGGTTGAACGTGTCCACGTCCAGCTCGCGCTTCACCAGCGTGGTCCGCAGCACCGCCCGGAACAGCGCCCGGTCCGTCAGCCCCACCTCGGCCGTCGCCTTCAGCGCGTCCTGCACCTCGGACGTGCTCACCCGCACGCCGTTCTGCCGCAGCACCTCCGCGAACTCGACGATGCGCGCGTCCATCAGCCCTGCCCCGCCCGCTCGAAGGACATCACCGCCTCCACGTGGTGCGTCTGGGGGAACATGTCCACCACCTGCAGCGCCACGGGGCGATAACCCGCCTCCACCAACCCCGCCGCGTCCCGCGCCAGCGAGGCCGGGTCACACGCCACGTACACCACCCGCCGGACCCCCAGCGCCACCATCCACTTCGCAAGCCCCGGAGCCCCCGCCCGAGGCGGGTCCGCCAGGCACACGTCGAACCGCCGTCCCTCGGCCACCAGCCCGTCGCACACCTTTCGCGCATCACCCTGCACGAAGCGCACGTTGCTCACGCCCGCCTCACGCGCACTGCGCTGCGCCAGCTCCACCCCCACCGGGCTCGATTCCACACCCAGCACCGACTGGACGCCCGCCGCCAGCGGGAACGTGAAGTTGCCGTTGCCCGAGTACAGCTCCAGCACCGACTCCTCGTCCCGACCCGCCAGCTCGAAGATGGCCGACGTCACCAGCCCCACGTTCGCCTCCGCGTGCGCCTGAGCGAAGGCATCCGGCCGCAGATACAGCGGCACCTCCGGCCGCAACGGCGAGAGCGAGCGCAGCACCGGCTTGCCCACCAACCTCGGCGAGCCCTCCTTCGGCACCAGCACCGCCCCCTCCAACCGCAGCGCCCGGACCGCGCCCTCCGCGGCCTCCAGGTGCCGCGCTGTCACCGGCCCCGTCAGCGTCACCGCGAAGGCCGCCTTGTCGCCCTCGGCCAGCAGCAACACCTCCTCGGTGTCCTTCGCCAGCGGCTTGAGCAGCGGCACCAGCTTCCCGGGCAGCGCCGTCAGCACGGGCGTCAACGCGCCACACTCGGACACCGCGAGCCGCTCATGGCTGCGCCGGCTGAAGTAGCCGAGCGTTCCCTTGCCCGCCGGGTGCAACACCGCGCGCCGCCGGTAGCCCCAGTCCCGAGGCGCCACCATCAGCGGCCGGACGGTGAAGCTCTCGCGCCGCAGGTGCCCCAGGTGCTCCAGCGTCGAGAGGACGATCTCCTGCTTCGCCTCACGCTGCGCGGACTCGGCCAGCCCCAGCCAGTCACACCCGCCACACTCCCCGGCCAGCGTGCACGGCGCCGGACGCCGCGCGGGCCCCGGAGTGACGACCTCGCGCAACACCCCGCGCAGCACCCGTCCCTGCGTCTCCAGATGGACGCGGACGGTGTCGCCTGGGAACGCGCCCGGGATGAAGACGGTGCGGCCCTGCCAGGACGCGACGCCTTCGCCGAGCTGCCCGAGGCGCTCGATGACCAATGGAATGGGTGTCTCGGGGAGGGGCAGCATGCAGGCGCTCGATGGGCGCCCTCAGGTGGGCCGCCCTACTTCCGGGTCGCTTCCGACGGGAGCTCCGAGCGCAACCGCTCCACGAACTCGCCGATTCGCGACCGCTTGTCGTCGTCAACGTCCAGGAACTCCACCGCCATCCCCGGGGTCTGGGAGGACGCGGCGCCGAGCGCGTTGGTGCGCGTCACCCGGCCCTTCAACTCCACCGGGAAGTGCGCCCCCGGCAACGTCACCAGCAGCTTCACCACCGTGTCGACCGGCAGGGGCTTGTCGGTGTTGATGTAGAGCCCGCCTCGCGACAGGTTGACGGCCCAGTCCGTCACGAACCCCGCCACGCTCCGGTACGCCACCGGCAGCTCGTACTCCACCCGCGGCGCGCGGTGGTCGATGGGGTTCTGCTTCTCCGAGGTGTCGGCCATTCGAGGGGCTCCGCCGGGGAAGTCGTCCGTACCACCCTCCCCCAGCGGCGCACCTTAGCCTCGGTCGCTCAGACTTTCATCTCGCGCACGTCCGGGGCGATCTTCAGCTTGGGCTCGGTGAGCTTCTGCACCAGCTCCACCGTCACGCCCGGGGCCAGCTCGCGCAACACCAGGCCCTCCGGCGTCACGTCGATGTAGGCGTGGTCCGTGACGATGTGGTGCACGCACTTGAGGCCCGTCAGCGGCAGCGAGCACTTCTTGAGGATCTTCGGCTGACCCTCCTTGTTCGCGTGCTCCATGGCCACGTAGATGCGCTTGGCGCCCACCGCCAGGTCCATGGCCCCGCCCATGCCCTTGATCATCTTCCCGGGGATCATCCAGTTCGCCAGGTCCCCTTCCTCGGAGACCTCCATGGCGCCCAGGACGGCCATGTCGATGTGGCCCCCGCGAATCATCCCGAACGACAGCGCCGAGTCGAAGAACGACGCGCCCTTCACCGTCGTCACCGTCTCCTTGCCCGCGTTGATGAGGTCCGGGTCTTCCTTGCCCGCCTCGGGATAGGGCCCGATGCCCAACAGGCCGTTCTCCGACTGGAGCACCACCTCCACGCCCTCGGGGATGTAGTTGGGGACGAGCGTGGGGATGCCGATGCCCAGATTCACATAGAAGCCATCCCGCAGCTCCTGGGCGATGCGCTTCGCAAGCTGTTCACGAGTCAGTGGCATGGGGTCCTCAGGCCGTCTTGCGGACGGTGCGCCGCTCGATCCACTTCTGGAGGTTCTTCGCCTGGACGATGCGCTTCACGAAGATGCTCGGGATGTGCACCTGGTCGGGGTCCAGCTCGCCGGGCTGAACAATCTCCTCCGCCTCGACGATGGTGACCTTGGCCGCCATGCACATCATCGGGGAGAAGTTGCGCGCGGTCTTGTTGAACACCAGGTTGCCCCACGTGTCCGCCTTGGCCGCGTGGATGATGGCGAAGTCCGCCTTCAGCGGCGTCTCCAGCACGTGCAGGCGCCCGTCGAT comes from the Myxococcus fulvus genome and includes:
- a CDS encoding gamma carbonic anhydrase family protein, which produces MALRPFRGVLPTVHPSCFVDESAQVVGDVHLGEDSSVWINTVMRGDVNPIRIGQRTNIQDLSLIHVTGGRSSTVVGDDVTVGHHVVLHGCTVGNRVLVGMGAILLDDVEVGDDCIIGAGTLLTPGTKIPPGSLVVGSPGKVKRAVTPEEREFLLLSAQHYVHIASEYRASR
- the miaB gene encoding tRNA (N6-isopentenyl adenosine(37)-C2)-methylthiotransferase MiaB, with protein sequence MKRYFIHTFGCQMNVNDSLRMSEVLAKMSYEPTPVPENADLIILNTCSIREKAEDKMLSALGRYKPVKASRGALIGVGGCVAQQEKDRLIKKVPYLDFVFGPDNIARLPDIIGRVESERARVVETAFVDSEEYVFPRADPETSRGKVTEFVTVMKGCDNVCSFCIVPHTRGREVSRAFPDVLQEVDGLAKVGVREVTLIGQNVNSYLGGVSFAQLLLRCAEVPGIERVRFTTSHPHDLSDELIEAFRTQPKIAPHFHLPVQCGSDRILKMMRRDYTVVQYLERLQKLRDARPGIAVTTDIIVGFPGETEEDFEMTMKLTEQVRFDNQFSFIYSPRPKTGAALREKDWGPVEHEVKIARLERLQKLQRRISAETTAALVGTEVEVMVEGHSRYDAAKRFGRTPENRTVNFDGDAPAGAFVTVKVDRSTPNQLAGKQVAVLQLPTVEPLPVPRPDSPFHVVAEA
- a CDS encoding ELWxxDGT repeat protein; translated protein: MSTRMTNGAVSGLWIMGLLGTLPGCTEGGTLPTQREPTGAQAQPLVTVQRLADFSSSRQRVHTGPMALSTLGEYALFFGENSRTLYRTDGTSEGTHLLRTLKWRPAFMTPDIGGWSPPPRLVVLGPQAWWLGQDGGLWTTDGTPQGTRWVGMLGLPEVATPPVAFDGALYFSSGGRLYRSDGTAQGTQELARVSMKEVAPVQAQEVGGKLYFACESAASGVELCLTDGTPAGTKVVTDLVPGTASASPRLLGSIAGRVVFSATPGDGTTVRRLYSSDGTETGTLLLHPFASLGDDATGSGLAVELTVLQGAAYFPCQSEATGQELCRTEGTAATTQILDLIPGADSSAPRKPTVLGTKLYFQACDSLGINQGHCRIWSSDGTLAGSELVGDLPPNTSGGIGMRPGLVPAGDALFFYGESSGPALWRTDGTVAGTRVLGRLTNVEDFVVLDLRRDSVAFGGKLLFTASVPTDVEYGLELWSSDGSVAGTQRVSDPTPRRGKGTALQLLAQDERLFVTAHPGGTGQALWRVEGPPPAIRTLHVSSASLNSWIGMAPVNGQILLTSANSLWATDDTSQGIHPLNVAGLNPGTLIPAGDRAFLPGRQLWQTDGTEAGTVLVEAAPANVSHAVFVNGGLWFRGQAPDQPDAQGLWTSTGQPGVTTFLGAVGAEPADFTGLGSLTLFSARDGDAGRELWKSDGTAAGTVRVADLRPGEEGSAPEKLFAWKDHVYFWATGADGVTTLWKSDGTEAGTTRLRAATLRRGVEYGWDDGGFIAWGDALYFAGQDVEGGRELWRTDGSDSGTVRVADLVPGPGSSNPNGFIGVSAEGPLLFAAYSPTKGRELWRLDSADGTPTLVADVVEGPRSSQPEKLTRVGSTLYFQADDGTGMGLYMLRGLLADTFAPRLRCPPPREVTTTSDQGASVSFENAAAYDDSGEPPVLESTHASGATFPIGTTPVTFTATDAAGNEGTCTFSVTVTGTSQPDAGPSTPDAGGPPPTEPPAEDSGCGCQSGAASLPWTMALFGLLGLSRRRTRVRPGSPLSQARQSAPRRKPPCNLPSI
- a CDS encoding bifunctional helix-turn-helix transcriptional regulator/GNAT family N-acetyltransferase produces the protein MEVDFLAGLGVGFLGSRLKRLAERMQSDAGEVARSLDLPVMPAQMSLLMTLRLHGPMTVGEVAERLGVAQPTVTRALGSLEEFIETRRSPDDQRAKLLALTDKGEALLVRVQTQLLARIEPAAAALVEGLSGDFMQGLAKVEARLAESSMLKRVETAGPPAMWVRDFSDDQAEAFHRINAEWIQEMFKLEENDIALLSKPRELILDKGGVVLFAETPQLGVVGTCALMVSKDGWVELTKMGVLKSARGLKVGEFLLAKTLERASSLGMDKIYLLTNKKCAPAIHLYEKLGFVHDAEIMQRFGARYARCDVAMSYQPRGRP
- a CDS encoding acyl-CoA thioesterase domain-containing protein: MSPLPSPAGRAAYFVRTDDGGFLPQRACAGAWNPEELHISPVNGLLLHELKRWIESRNPGGKLVTRISYDYLGVLDFTRCEVAFELLRPGRAVELVEGVLSQHGRPVLRARVWLLATQDTFAVAGGAREPLPPLEDGRAFVRPTAVRSNAVKCQ
- a CDS encoding vWA domain-containing protein, which gives rise to MDARIVEFAEVLRQNGVRVSTSEVQDALKATAEVGLTDRALFRAVLRTTLVKRELDVDTFNRAFDFFFSGAAATFEAIDKSLAAQLQEEGYLDGDLLKMVTYQMNLLLPEMSPLAQAVLEGDRARLAQIFRMASLQLDLSQLESPLQTGFFARRMLAGAGIDKARSDMKSLEAELKARGLAPEGVEIVSRHVAAAMRKIEDAARQEVKRQAEARIRRRTDTAQDKPLHLLTQAEVDQMESAVRTLAEKLRSRLIRRQRSHRKGALNVRRTLRRNMTWGGVPMVPQFRSRRPERPELVVLCDVSDSVRNASRMMLLFMHTMQSLFVRVRSFVFVSDVGEVTQYFKDLDVDEAIDMATAGKTVSLSANSNYGRALADFTRDHLGSITRRTTVMVIGDGRNNYNANNVWALKDLRRKAKRVLWICPEERGNWGIGDSEMLTYEKHCHQAVVVTSVSDLARIADQLVPA